A part of Arachis hypogaea cultivar Tifrunner chromosome 12, arahy.Tifrunner.gnm2.J5K5, whole genome shotgun sequence genomic DNA contains:
- the LOC112728197 gene encoding SKA complex subunit 1 homolog: protein MMMMDSTTEASGSSLESLMSSFNARITHLQELVIARNMFPASSMADLSAVDAAVKAMELQVQAIKDRLREETQAIPKTKKLISASLKQQKKLQNMSLHAPSQLPDRVTVSDSNTSRCLLPEFSVQDPGLEALNLKVNEEPAPLPKEKKGRSSPPMWHVTASELDSLSSYMRGRLTLEKVNAAINDMASYAEANAQLIIAPKKKLAENLWEKALEIRDIATMEGVKGKHFFLEADIKGPSLKLDNTGKAILTVLRHLGRINETRVGHHRIIILQKPN from the exons atgatgatgatggattCAACCACCGAAGCTTCTGGATCATCGCTTGAATCGTTGATGTCTTCCTTCAACGCTCGCATAACTCATCTTCAGGAGCTCGTCATTGCAAGAAACA TGTTTCCGGCGAGCAGCATGGCTGACCTATCGGCGGTGGACGCGGCGGTGAAGgccatggagcttcaagttcaggCCATCAAGGATCGCCTCCGCGAAGAGACTCAAGCCATTCCCAAAACCAAg AAATTGATCAGTGCCTCATTGAAGCAGCAAAAGAAACTACAGAATATGTCCCTTCATGCTCCCTCTCAATTGCCCGATAGGGTGACAGTTTCAGATTCAAATACTAGTAGATG TTTGTTACCTGAATTTTCTGTACAAGACCCTGGATTGGAGGCTTTGAATTTGAAGGTTAATGAAGAGCCTGCTCCGTTACCTAAG GAGAAAAAAGGTCGCAGTTCACCACCAATGTGGCATGTTACTGCAAGTGAACTAGATTCCTTGTCATC ATACATGAGAGGTAGGCTTACTCTAGAGAAGGTGAATGCAGCAATCAATGACATGGCATCCTATGCTGAAGCAAATGCTCAACTTATCATAGCCCCGAAAAAGAAG TTGGCAGAAAATCTGTGGGAGAAAGCCCTG GAAATTAGAGATATTGCAACTATGGAAGGGGTTAAGGGAAAACATTTCTTTCTTGAAGCTGACATAAAAGGACCATCACTGAAGCTTGACAATACTGGAAAGGCAATACTAACT GTTCTTCGTCACCTTGGCCGCATCAATGAGACTCGTGTCGGCCATCATCGCATCATTATTCTGCAGAAGCCTAACTGA
- the LOC112728198 gene encoding protein RGF1 INDUCIBLE TRANSCRIPTION FACTOR 1, which translates to MLIPAPSSSSKQHHDNGGGLPRWLQVLLTEKFYNACIVHEEAKKNEKNVYCLDCCITLCPHCLAPHRSHRLLQIRRYVYHDVIRLDDAAKLIDCTSVQSYTTNSAKVVFIKERAQTRNFRGNSGNSCSTCDRTLQDPYQFCSLSCKINYLIGSRGSLSGYLYECNYLPFNETGFDDGQLTTDSVLEPAGSVWTSSGSGGCVGGVDCKTTLACTATTEIVRKKRSSGSASRPTAPVCRPVHDILVGLPNRRKGTPQRAPLY; encoded by the exons atg TTGATACctgctccttcttcttcttctaaacaACATCATGACAATGGTGGTGGTCTTCCTCGGTGGCTGCAAGTGCTTCTAACAGAGAAGTTCTACAACGCTTGCATAGTTCATGAAGAAgcaaagaagaatgagaagaacgTTTATTGCTTGGATTGTTGCATCACTCTCTGCCCTCACTGTTTAGCCCCACATCGCTCTCACAGACTCTTGCAG ATTAGAAGGTATGTGTACCACGATGTTATAAGGTTGGATGATGCTGCAAAGTTAATTGACTGCACTTCTGTTCAA TCATACACAACGAACAGTGCAAAAGTGGTGTTTATAAAAGAAAGGGCACAGACAAGGAACTTTAGGGGTAATTCCGGCAATTCGTGCAGTACTTGCGACAGAACCCTGCAAGACCCATATCAATTCTGCTCTCTCTCTTGCAAG ATCAACTATCTTATTGGAAGTAGGGGTAGTCTCTCCGGGTACCTATATGAGTGCAACTATTTGCCCTTCaatgaaaccgggtttgatgatGGTCAATTGACAACTGACTCGGTTCTTGAACCGGCTGGTTCAGTTTGGACCTCATCCGGTTCAGGTGGATGTGTTGGTGGGGTTGATTGTAAGACCACCCTTGCTTGCACTGCCACCACAGAAATTGTGAGAAAAAAGCGAAGTTCCGGTTCGGCTAGTCGTCCAACCGCACCGGTTTGTCGACCGGTTCATGACATTTTGGTTGGTCTTCCGAACCGGAGGAAAGGGACCCCACAGAGGGCCCCTCTTTATTAA